One window from the genome of Blastopirellula retiformator encodes:
- a CDS encoding SixA phosphatase family protein gives MRHAKSAWPQGLDDRSRPLNGRGRAAAPRVAAELNSRGWTPEIVVSSDAQRTMETWELMKDHFSPTPQVVFDPSLYLSGYTEVVSLAIQMPDTCQSALFLGHNPGWELLASQLAGDSLEMATGVAVLFQTESDSWKSAFAAKEWELVSAVRPRELE, from the coding sequence ATGCGTCACGCCAAAAGCGCTTGGCCCCAAGGTCTTGACGATCGCAGCCGCCCACTGAATGGTCGCGGAAGAGCCGCCGCGCCGCGAGTGGCGGCCGAACTGAACAGTCGCGGCTGGACGCCAGAGATCGTCGTTTCGAGCGACGCCCAACGAACCATGGAAACCTGGGAGTTAATGAAGGACCACTTCTCGCCAACGCCCCAGGTGGTATTCGATCCCAGTCTCTACCTCAGCGGCTACACCGAGGTGGTCAGCCTGGCGATTCAGATGCCCGACACATGCCAGTCGGCCCTCTTTTTGGGACACAACCCAGGCTGGGAATTGCTGGCCAGTCAGTTGGCCGGCGACTCCCTCGAAATGGCTACCGGCGTAGCGGTGCTGTTTCAGACCGAGTCCGACAGCTGGAAATCGGCGTTCGCGGCCAAAGAGTGGGAGCTAGTGTCGGCGGTTCGCCCCCGCGAACTCGAATAG